Within Candidatus Binatia bacterium, the genomic segment GTCCATCGCGAGAAACTCCCCCACGTGCTCGACGTCCTTGTCGCCGCGGCGCTGCACCCAGGAGAACCGCCCCCCCACGCGCGGTTCCACGTCGATCCGCACCATCGGTCCCAGCCCGGGCCCGAACCAGTCGCGGATCTTCGCGGGGTCGAGCCACGCCGCGTAGACGCGCTCGGCCGGCGCCTCGAACCGCCGCGTCGCGCGGGCGCGGACGTCTTGCCCGGCGCTCATGGTTGCCCCTGGGAACGACTCGCCCGCATCATGGCTTCGGGATGCGCGTCGTCGTGTCGTCGACCTGGGTCGCCTCTTCCTGCGCGA encodes:
- a CDS encoding SRPBCC domain-containing protein, translating into MSAGQDVRARATRRFEAPAERVYAAWLDPAKIRDWFGPGLGPMVRIDVEPRVGGRFSWVQRRGDKDVEHVGEFLAMDPPRRLVFTFAVPPDPVSRVVVDLAERRDGCEVTVTHEIPAEWAAFVPKSVEAWSKMLDAMAGTV